In the genome of Carnobacterium viridans, one region contains:
- a CDS encoding IS256-like element ISEf1 family transposase, whose product MNDFTTEIVQTLVTKGDLNELFRSHLEKAINTLLRTELTAFLDYEKYDRTGFNSGNSRNGSYFRSIKTEYGELTLEIPRDRNGEFKQQTLPAYKRTNDTLETTIIHLFEKGVTMSEIADLIEKMYGHHYTPQTMSNMTKVLTEEVNAFKSRALNDKYVAIFMDATYIPLKRQTVSKEAIYIAIGIREDGTKEVLSYAIAPTESTYVWNELLQDINSRGVQEVLLFITDGLKGMKDTIQQIYPKAKYQHCCIHVSRNIAHKVRVKDRKEICDDFKAVYQANSKEEANTFLSCMIEKWKKNYPKVTQSLIENQDLLTFYEFPPSIRRTIYSTNLIESFNKQIKKYSRRKEQFQNEESLERFLVSIFDTYNQKFLNRSHKGFQQVTDTLVSMFTE is encoded by the coding sequence ATGAATGATTTTACTACAGAAATTGTGCAAACTCTAGTCACTAAAGGCGATTTAAATGAATTATTCCGTTCGCACTTAGAAAAAGCGATAAACACACTCCTACGGACTGAATTAACGGCTTTTTTAGATTACGAAAAATATGATCGCACTGGTTTTAATTCAGGTAATTCGAGAAACGGTTCTTACTTTCGATCAATCAAAACCGAATATGGTGAATTAACATTGGAAATACCTAGAGATCGTAATGGTGAGTTTAAACAACAAACTTTACCAGCCTACAAAAGAACAAACGATACATTGGAAACCACTATTATCCATTTATTCGAAAAAGGTGTTACGATGTCTGAAATTGCTGATTTAATCGAAAAAATGTATGGGCATCACTATACTCCACAAACCATGTCCAATATGACTAAAGTTCTGACTGAAGAAGTAAACGCCTTTAAATCCAGAGCCTTAAATGATAAGTATGTCGCTATTTTTATGGACGCTACTTATATTCCATTAAAACGCCAAACCGTATCCAAAGAAGCGATTTATATTGCCATTGGTATACGAGAAGACGGCACTAAAGAAGTACTGAGTTATGCGATTGCTCCGACTGAATCAACATACGTTTGGAATGAGCTGCTACAGGATATTAACTCCAGAGGAGTTCAAGAAGTCTTGCTTTTTATTACGGATGGCTTAAAAGGCATGAAAGATACCATCCAACAAATTTATCCTAAAGCAAAATATCAGCATTGTTGTATCCATGTATCTCGTAATATTGCTCATAAAGTACGTGTCAAAGACCGAAAAGAAATCTGTGATGACTTTAAGGCTGTTTATCAAGCTAACTCAAAGGAAGAAGCGAATACATTCTTATCCTGTATGATTGAGAAATGGAAGAAAAACTATCCTAAAGTGACGCAGTCACTCATAGAAAACCAGGATTTATTGACTTTTTATGAGTTTCCACCCAGTATTCGTAGAACCATTTACTCAACCAATCTAATCGAGTCTTTCAATAAGCAAATTAAAAAGTACAGCCGCAGAAAAGAGCAGTTTCAAAATGAAGAATCACTAGAACGCTTTCTAGTCAGCATTTTTGATACATACAATCAAAAATTTCTAAACAGAAGCCATAAAGGTTTCCAACAAGTAACCGATACATTAGTTTCAATGTTTACTGAGTAA
- a CDS encoding Crp/Fnr family transcriptional regulator: MTQYTQPHAAGDHSACIRLVPIFNHLEESSMDRIAGKAHTNHYQKGEFLFRSQEKDDALYIVNRGKVRIYRLSDSGKEQLVRILNPGDFTGEWTLFNPDAVHEEYAEATRDTSVCMIQQQDVQEFLKEYPAISLKLLGEMSQRLESSERQTAQVAVESVITRLVLFLAENVEPEIGNSPTITLPMAKKDIASYLGTTPETISRKFGELEDEGLIQQLSGKRIKIQDLDDLLLYSE; the protein is encoded by the coding sequence TTGACTCAATACACCCAACCACATGCAGCAGGAGACCACTCAGCTTGTATCCGCTTAGTCCCGATATTCAATCATTTGGAGGAAAGCTCGATGGATCGCATCGCTGGAAAAGCTCACACGAATCACTATCAAAAAGGGGAGTTTCTGTTTCGCTCGCAAGAAAAAGATGATGCCTTGTATATTGTGAATCGCGGAAAAGTCCGCATCTATCGCTTGTCTGATTCTGGCAAAGAGCAACTAGTTCGTATTTTGAATCCGGGTGACTTTACGGGAGAATGGACGTTGTTCAATCCTGATGCTGTGCACGAGGAATACGCAGAAGCTACTCGAGATACGTCTGTCTGCATGATTCAACAACAGGATGTACAAGAGTTTCTAAAAGAGTATCCTGCAATTTCGTTAAAGCTGCTAGGAGAGATGTCGCAGCGGTTAGAAAGCTCCGAACGTCAAACCGCACAAGTAGCCGTGGAGAGTGTCATTACCCGTTTAGTTTTGTTTTTGGCAGAAAATGTGGAACCTGAAATAGGCAACTCTCCCACCATCACCCTGCCGATGGCAAAAAAGGACATTGCTTCCTATTTAGGAACGACACCTGAGACCATCAGTCGCAAATTTGGAGAATTGGAGGACGAGGGATTGATTCAACAGCTGTCTGGGAAAAGGATCAAGATTCAGGATTTAGATGATTTATTGCTTTACAGCGAATAA
- a CDS encoding heavy-metal-associated domain-containing protein: protein MEKAILQLETLSCPSCMQKIEGALKSVNGIDKDSIKVLFNSSKVKTNFDSAVTSIEEIQKAIENVGYPVLKAKVKAA from the coding sequence ATGGAAAAAGCTATATTGCAATTAGAAACGTTGTCTTGTCCAAGTTGTATGCAAAAAATTGAAGGTGCCTTGAAATCAGTTAACGGTATTGATAAAGACAGCATTAAAGTGTTATTCAACTCCAGCAAAGTCAAAACCAATTTTGATTCAGCTGTCACTTCGATTGAAGAGATTCAAAAAGCTATCGAAAACGTAGGCTATCCGGTCCTTAAAGCAAAAGTCAAGGCCGCTTAA
- the lgt gene encoding prolipoprotein diacylglyceryl transferase, with product MEFVLGVLNPHAVEIGSVVIHWYGVIIAAGILAALQLSTKEAKKKGLEEDTIIDMALWAIPIGFLGARLYYVLFELGYYLQNPGQILAIWNGGIAIYGGLIAGGGTLYWYAKKKGTSLALVLDILAPNVLLAQSIGRWGNFMNQEAHGGPVTRQFLENLYLPEFIIEQMNINGTYYHPTFLYESLWSLLGFVLIVTIRNRKQLLRQGEVALSYVLWYSVGRFFIEGMRTDSLWIGEWIRVSQALSLALFIGAIVVWFIRRQDYPPISYYSDGNKGQKKTIKMVN from the coding sequence ATGGAATTCGTATTAGGCGTTTTGAATCCCCATGCGGTGGAGATTGGTTCTGTTGTGATTCATTGGTATGGAGTCATTATTGCAGCGGGCATATTAGCGGCTCTCCAGTTGAGCACCAAGGAAGCAAAGAAAAAAGGACTGGAAGAGGATACCATTATCGATATGGCCTTATGGGCAATTCCGATTGGATTCCTCGGCGCTCGGCTTTATTATGTGTTATTTGAACTTGGTTATTATCTGCAAAATCCAGGACAAATCCTTGCGATTTGGAATGGCGGCATTGCGATTTATGGGGGATTGATTGCAGGAGGGGGTACGCTATATTGGTATGCAAAGAAAAAAGGTACTTCTTTGGCACTCGTTCTTGATATTTTAGCGCCCAATGTATTGTTAGCCCAGTCCATTGGTCGTTGGGGCAATTTTATGAATCAGGAAGCTCATGGTGGACCGGTTACTCGTCAATTCTTGGAAAATCTTTATTTACCTGAATTTATCATTGAACAAATGAATATCAATGGTACCTACTACCATCCGACTTTTTTATACGAGTCATTGTGGAGTTTGTTGGGCTTTGTCCTCATCGTCACTATACGGAACCGAAAACAGCTTTTGCGTCAAGGAGAAGTCGCTTTGAGTTACGTTTTGTGGTACTCAGTGGGTCGGTTCTTCATTGAAGGTATGCGAACGGACAGTTTATGGATTGGCGAGTGGATCCGCGTTTCGCAAGCCTTGTCTCTGGCCCTGTTTATTGGCGCGATTGTAGTATGGTTTATACGCAGACAAGACTATCCACCAATTTCTTATTATTCTGATGGCAATAAGGGGCAGAAAAAGACTATTAAGATGGTGAATTGA
- a CDS encoding multicopper oxidase family protein, with the protein MKKNTLITLLIVSLILLIVVSITLILTYNKTNFSLNDDNEEQIGMFNNETNSMMGNGQMESNNSIDIINNSQVQNKLKLPQLLESDQETSTDVFYTITTQSGTTAFKDGSLTETYGYNGSYLGPIIRIHKGQNVHLTTINKLKENTSFHWHGLKIPSNVDGGPHSPIKPNGTATVDFTVMQEAATLWFHPHPEGRTGEQVYNGLAGLIYVEDENSDSLDLPKDYGMNDFPIIVQDRFFDEDNQFNYQDIRNVDGTQGDTLLVNGTINPYIEVKNEQIRLRLVNGSNARNYQFNLSSKEKFYQIASDGGFLNEPVQMDTLQLVPGERAEIVVDLSDYKNGTIVQLMDGNAEVLSIKVVEEINSEVGSLPKTLNAISNDFDKVSVPDKKITFSGMGNMVAINGKQFDMDRMDLQAKTGTTEIWEINNLNDMMGGMIHPFHLHGVQFKVLDRNGKITPANEQGWKDTIALYPGEKVQIEVEFSKKGIFMYHCHILEHEDNGMMGQIIVE; encoded by the coding sequence ATGAAAAAGAATACACTTATTACCCTATTAATAGTTTCTTTGATTTTATTAATAGTTGTATCCATTACTTTAATTCTAACCTATAACAAAACAAATTTTTCCTTAAACGATGATAATGAGGAACAAATAGGAATGTTCAATAATGAAACAAATTCTATGATGGGAAATGGTCAGATGGAATCAAATAATAGTATTGACATCATTAATAATTCTCAGGTACAGAATAAACTCAAGTTACCTCAACTTTTGGAAAGTGACCAAGAAACTTCAACAGATGTTTTTTATACTATAACAACTCAATCAGGAACAACCGCATTCAAAGATGGAAGTTTAACAGAAACGTATGGGTATAACGGTTCCTATCTCGGTCCTATCATACGTATTCACAAAGGTCAGAATGTACATCTTACTACCATCAATAAATTGAAAGAAAATACTTCTTTTCATTGGCATGGTTTAAAAATACCCTCAAATGTTGACGGTGGCCCCCATAGTCCTATCAAACCAAATGGAACAGCCACCGTTGATTTCACAGTAATGCAAGAAGCTGCTACGTTATGGTTTCATCCCCATCCTGAAGGTCGTACTGGTGAACAAGTCTACAATGGATTGGCTGGATTAATTTATGTTGAAGACGAAAACTCTGATTCATTGGATCTTCCCAAAGATTATGGTATGAATGATTTTCCAATCATTGTTCAAGACCGTTTTTTTGACGAAGACAACCAATTTAATTATCAAGACATCCGAAATGTGGATGGTACACAAGGAGATACTCTGTTAGTAAATGGAACAATCAATCCTTATATAGAGGTAAAAAATGAACAAATAAGGTTGCGTCTTGTCAATGGTTCGAATGCACGTAATTATCAGTTTAACCTATCGAGTAAGGAAAAATTTTATCAAATCGCTTCTGACGGAGGTTTTCTGAATGAACCGGTACAGATGGATACTCTTCAATTAGTTCCTGGAGAAAGAGCTGAAATTGTAGTCGATTTAAGTGACTATAAAAATGGAACTATCGTGCAATTAATGGACGGAAATGCTGAAGTCCTTTCCATAAAGGTTGTGGAAGAAATAAATTCTGAGGTTGGATCATTACCGAAAACTTTAAATGCTATTTCAAATGATTTTGATAAAGTTTCTGTTCCAGATAAAAAAATTACCTTCAGCGGTATGGGAAATATGGTTGCTATTAATGGAAAACAGTTTGACATGGATCGGATGGATCTACAGGCAAAAACAGGTACCACAGAAATATGGGAAATAAATAATTTAAATGATATGATGGGTGGGATGATACATCCTTTCCATTTACATGGCGTTCAGTTCAAAGTATTAGACCGGAATGGAAAAATTACACCTGCAAACGAACAAGGATGGAAAGATACGATAGCATTATATCCTGGAGAAAAAGTTCAGATTGAAGTTGAATTTTCAAAAAAGGGGATTTTCATGTACCACTGTCATATTCTTGAACATGAGGACA
- a CDS encoding Dps family protein, whose amino-acid sequence MTENKATQERTPQERLQAEQEHKEHVHHTKINAAAIADHLLGNMHTLHVKLHQYHWYVKGANFFTLHEKFEELYNENEKWFDKLAERLITSGHKPASTTVEFEKYSMLSEDAVNKYAKAEDMVENIIEDFRSTRDLTIRAIRLAQDEGDDALEDTLIAFKNDLDKNIWMLQAFIGKEALEDDDAFDEDED is encoded by the coding sequence ATGACTGAAAATAAAGCTACTCAAGAAAGAACACCCCAAGAAAGATTGCAAGCAGAACAAGAACACAAGGAACATGTTCATCATACGAAAATTAATGCAGCGGCCATTGCGGATCATCTTTTAGGCAACATGCATACATTACATGTGAAACTGCACCAATATCACTGGTATGTAAAAGGAGCCAATTTCTTTACGTTGCATGAAAAATTTGAAGAGTTGTATAACGAAAATGAAAAATGGTTCGACAAACTTGCGGAGCGTCTAATTACTTCTGGGCATAAACCTGCTTCGACAACGGTTGAATTTGAAAAATATTCGATGCTTTCGGAAGATGCAGTTAATAAATACGCTAAAGCAGAAGACATGGTTGAAAATATTATCGAGGACTTCAGAAGCACTCGTGACCTAACTATTCGCGCGATTCGTTTAGCTCAAGACGAGGGTGACGATGCTTTAGAAGATACATTGATTGCTTTTAAAAATGACTTAGACAAGAACATTTGGATGCTGCAAGCGTTCATTGGTAAAGAAGCATTGGAAGACGACGATGCGTTTGATGAGGATGAAGATTAG
- a CDS encoding helix-turn-helix transcriptional regulator, with protein sequence MAKNLKLKAARAKNDMSQQQLADAVNVTRQTISAIERGDYNPTINLCREICKEFDLTLNDLFWEE encoded by the coding sequence ATGGCTAAGAATTTAAAGTTAAAGGCAGCACGAGCAAAGAATGATATGTCTCAACAGCAATTGGCAGATGCTGTTAATGTTACTAGACAAACAATCAGTGCCATTGAAAGAGGAGATTACAATCCGACAATCAATTTGTGTAGAGAAATTTGTAAAGAATTTGATCTAACATTAAATGATTTATTTTGGGAGGAATGA